A part of Paraliobacillus zengyii genomic DNA contains:
- a CDS encoding C45 family autoproteolytic acyltransferase/hydolase, with protein MKQIYSDMIEFRGSHYDFGLIQAKELKDSLYIKNRLKQWKTRKPRFSIDIEEAKTAIKSISPKIWFELEGLRDGLEWPIEKVLHEFGGYRLDYERSGCSVMTGDGYLVRNYDYHPKTYDGRFVFYQPVDKGYATMGASQRITGRSDGINEKGLVMGYNFMHRKKPGEGFICGMIGRFVLETCATALEAIALLKKIPHRHSFSYILYDKIGKTYVVEATPRNVFVRESTICTNHFKTMEEENRHYLVDSKRREMILAKEADSGLSAKQAFQLLNGRQRGIFSDEYRNWAGTIHTTAYFPNDLKVWIALGADQDPTEVDFEKWLQGIVLSINHVTGEVDTAIPFAHMDEGAHWQHKKNEPD; from the coding sequence TTGAAACAGATTTATAGCGACATGATTGAATTTAGAGGTTCTCATTATGATTTTGGTCTAATACAAGCGAAAGAATTAAAGGATTCTTTATATATTAAAAATCGTCTAAAACAGTGGAAAACAAGAAAACCGCGTTTTTCAATTGATATAGAGGAAGCAAAAACGGCGATTAAATCAATTTCACCAAAAATATGGTTTGAACTAGAAGGTCTTCGGGATGGTTTAGAATGGCCAATCGAAAAAGTTCTGCATGAATTTGGTGGATATCGGCTTGATTATGAACGTTCCGGTTGTTCTGTAATGACAGGTGATGGCTATCTTGTACGTAACTATGACTATCATCCAAAAACATATGATGGTCGTTTTGTCTTTTATCAACCTGTTGATAAAGGGTATGCGACGATGGGCGCGAGCCAGCGAATTACAGGTCGTTCTGACGGTATTAACGAAAAGGGCTTAGTGATGGGTTATAATTTTATGCACCGAAAAAAGCCAGGTGAAGGTTTTATTTGTGGTATGATTGGTCGTTTTGTTTTAGAAACATGTGCGACCGCCTTGGAAGCAATAGCGTTACTAAAAAAAATACCGCATCGCCATTCATTTAGCTATATTCTGTATGACAAGATTGGAAAAACATATGTTGTAGAAGCAACACCTCGTAATGTATTTGTTAGAGAATCAACAATATGTACCAATCATTTTAAGACAATGGAAGAGGAGAATCGTCATTATTTAGTTGATTCTAAACGGAGAGAAATGATACTTGCAAAAGAAGCGGATTCAGGATTAAGTGCAAAGCAAGCATTTCAGTTATTAAATGGTCGTCAGCGTGGAATTTTCTCGGATGAATATCGTAATTGGGCAGGAACGATACACACTACTGCTTACTTTCCAAATGATTTAAAGGTATGGATAGCACTTGGTGCTGATCAAGATCCAACAGAAGTAGACTTTGAAAAGTGGTTACAAGGGATAGTGCTGTCCATAAATCATGTTACAGGTGAGGTTGATACAGCTATACCATTTGCACATATGGATGAAGGAGCACATTGGCAACACAAAAAAAACGAACCAGATTAA
- a CDS encoding potassium/proton antiporter, whose product MINGIFQTDSLILLFATLFILGVVTTKLSSRFGVPALVLFIVIGMVMGSDILGLIYFDNAQTAQIIGVFALIIILFEGGLQTNWSDLKPVMKPSLSLATLGVVLTSAIVAVAAKYILQIDWTLAMLFGAIVGSTDAAAVFAVLKEQPIKKRIGTTLEAESGSNDPMAVFLTVAMIELITNPSTNIFWLIITFFLQIGLGLLLGLLLGKIAVMAINKINLDSSGLYPIFAISFALLTYGLTSALNGSGLLAVYVLAIVMGNAEIAYRFSVFRFSEGFAWMMQILMFVILGLLVFPSELFQWNIIFQGVTLSIILMLIARPIAVAISTISMHYTKKELIFLSWAGLKGAVPIVLATFPLLAGVEGSQQIFNVVFFIVLTSCLIQGTTIAPLAQKLGLFGPKKTTPIHTLELISLGKANAEMIEYEIEEDAEIVGKTLNDISFPKDTLVNAIIREEQLVTPTGDTVISAGDFLYMLTSRSSKKSLRLLLRRKS is encoded by the coding sequence ATGATTAATGGAATTTTTCAGACAGACTCACTTATTTTATTATTCGCAACCTTATTTATCTTAGGTGTAGTTACTACCAAATTATCTTCTCGATTTGGTGTTCCAGCATTAGTATTATTTATTGTGATTGGGATGGTAATGGGTAGTGATATATTAGGACTTATTTATTTTGATAATGCGCAAACAGCACAAATAATTGGTGTGTTCGCTCTAATCATTATTTTATTTGAAGGTGGTTTACAAACAAATTGGAGTGATCTGAAACCAGTAATGAAGCCATCATTGTCATTAGCAACGCTCGGTGTCGTACTTACATCAGCGATTGTAGCGGTGGCTGCAAAATACATACTACAAATTGATTGGACTCTTGCAATGCTATTTGGGGCGATTGTTGGATCTACGGATGCGGCAGCAGTTTTTGCTGTATTAAAAGAACAACCGATAAAGAAGAGAATTGGAACAACACTTGAGGCCGAATCTGGATCAAATGACCCAATGGCTGTTTTCTTAACAGTTGCAATGATTGAATTAATAACGAATCCTAGTACAAATATTTTTTGGTTAATCATAACATTCTTTTTACAAATTGGTCTTGGACTACTTCTTGGCTTGTTATTAGGAAAAATTGCGGTCATGGCAATAAATAAGATTAACTTAGATTCAAGTGGTTTATACCCGATTTTTGCTATTTCTTTCGCACTATTAACATATGGTTTAACCTCTGCTTTAAATGGAAGTGGCTTGTTAGCTGTGTATGTATTAGCCATCGTTATGGGAAATGCTGAAATTGCCTATCGCTTTTCTGTATTCCGTTTCTCTGAAGGTTTTGCTTGGATGATGCAGATTCTAATGTTTGTTATTTTAGGATTACTCGTTTTCCCATCTGAACTATTTCAATGGAACATCATCTTCCAAGGTGTAACGTTATCGATTATTTTAATGCTGATTGCACGTCCAATTGCAGTGGCTATTTCAACTATCTCTATGCATTATACAAAGAAAGAACTAATCTTTTTATCATGGGCGGGTTTGAAAGGTGCAGTACCAATTGTTTTAGCAACCTTTCCTTTACTTGCTGGAGTGGAAGGTAGTCAGCAAATTTTCAATGTTGTCTTTTTTATTGTACTAACGAGCTGTCTTATTCAAGGGACGACAATAGCTCCTTTGGCCCAAAAATTAGGATTATTTGGTCCTAAGAAAACAACTCCGATTCATACGTTAGAGTTGATATCATTAGGAAAAGCTAATGCTGAAATGATTGAGTATGAAATAGAAGAAGATGCTGAAATTGTTGGTAAAACATTAAACGATATTTCCTTTCCGAAAGACACACTCGTGAATGCGATAATTAGAGAGGAACAGCTAGTTACACCAACAGGTGATACAGTAATTTCAGCTGGTGATTTTCTTTATATGCTAACATCCCGTTCAAGTAAAAAATCGTTACGATTGTTATTGAGAAGAAAATCTTAA
- a CDS encoding glycoside hydrolase family 43 protein, protein MEATDLDAPNYQNVTVHDPSVIKDDDTFYVFGSHLMSAKSDDLIEWDQVSNGVHEGNVLIPNAAEEMEEALTWAETDTFWAADVIQLEDGKYYMYYNACRGDSPLSAMGIATSDSIEGPYEDQGIILKSGMTEELSEDGDTYDGTQDPNVVDPDVFYDKDGKLWMVYGSYSGGIFILELDAATGEPLPDQGYGKKLLGGNHSRIEAPFMQYNADTGYYYLFLSYGGLDAVGGYNMRVARSENPDGPFVDAEGKDMIEAKGAAGSFFDDEAVAPYGAKIMGNFTFSEGDGYVSPGHNSTYYEEETDEYFIYFHTRFPDRGEEHELRVHQMFFNEDGWPVVAPHRYGGEEIETYSEDKVTGSYEYINHGKDISEFAKLSEAIELEANGEISGSVTGEWELEGNQITIVIDGTSYDGVFLSQWNPFSSEQVMTFSAMSDNGVTIWGSQAIE, encoded by the coding sequence ATGGAAGCAACAGATCTGGATGCACCTAATTATCAAAATGTAACGGTACATGACCCATCCGTTATCAAAGATGATGATACTTTTTATGTGTTTGGATCACATTTAATGTCCGCTAAATCAGATGATTTAATAGAGTGGGACCAAGTGTCTAATGGCGTACATGAAGGTAATGTACTAATACCAAATGCAGCTGAGGAAATGGAAGAAGCGCTAACTTGGGCTGAGACCGATACCTTTTGGGCTGCAGATGTCATTCAATTAGAAGATGGGAAATATTATATGTATTACAATGCCTGTAGAGGTGATTCACCTTTATCAGCAATGGGAATTGCCACATCTGATTCTATTGAAGGACCATATGAGGACCAAGGCATTATTTTGAAATCTGGTATGACCGAAGAGCTTAGTGAAGATGGTGATACTTATGATGGAACACAAGATCCAAATGTTGTTGATCCAGACGTATTTTACGATAAAGATGGTAAGCTTTGGATGGTCTATGGATCCTATTCAGGAGGGATTTTCATCTTGGAACTGGATGCAGCTACTGGAGAACCATTACCTGATCAAGGATATGGCAAAAAACTATTAGGTGGAAATCATAGTAGAATAGAAGCGCCATTTATGCAATACAACGCTGATACCGGCTATTACTACTTATTTCTATCTTATGGTGGCTTAGATGCCGTTGGTGGATATAATATGCGTGTCGCTCGTTCTGAAAACCCTGATGGTCCGTTTGTTGATGCAGAAGGAAAAGATATGATTGAAGCGAAAGGAGCAGCTGGAAGTTTCTTTGATGATGAAGCAGTTGCACCATATGGCGCTAAAATAATGGGTAACTTCACATTTTCTGAAGGAGATGGTTATGTATCTCCTGGTCATAACTCTACTTATTATGAAGAAGAAACAGATGAGTATTTCATTTATTTCCATACACGCTTTCCAGATCGTGGTGAAGAACATGAATTGCGTGTACACCAAATGTTCTTTAATGAAGACGGTTGGCCAGTTGTTGCTCCTCACCGCTATGGTGGCGAAGAAATAGAGACATATAGTGAGGATAAAGTAACGGGTAGTTATGAATATATTAATCATGGAAAAGATATATCCGAGTTCGCTAAATTATCAGAAGCAATAGAGTTAGAAGCAAATGGTGAGATTAGCGGTTCAGTTACAGGTGAATGGGAATTAGAAGGTAATCAGATAACGATTGTTATCGATGGCACAAGTTATGATGGTGTATTCCTTTCGCAGTGGAACCCATTTTCATCTGAACAAGTTATGACATTCTCGGCAATGTCTGATAACGGTGTTACAATCTGGGGTAGTCAAGCAATAGAATAA
- a CDS encoding cold-shock protein has product MAQGTVKWFNADKGFGFIEVEGQDDVFVHFSAIQGEGFKTLEEGQTVTFDIEEGNRGPQAANVEKN; this is encoded by the coding sequence ATGGCACAAGGAACAGTAAAATGGTTTAACGCAGACAAAGGTTTTGGATTTATCGAAGTAGAAGGACAAGACGATGTATTCGTTCACTTCTCTGCAATTCAAGGCGAAGGCTTTAAGACACTTGAAGAGGGTCAAACTGTAACATTCGACATCGAAGAAGGCAACCGTGGACCACAAGCTGCTAACGTTGAAAAAAACTAA
- a CDS encoding tyrosine-type recombinase/integrase: MHTVQPIKRIDQLEAMKQILHKRSKRDYCLFLIGINTGMRIYDLINIRVDQVMSQANEIHPYIQKSSYLDPPIYFNQSLQALIHEVIEKSDLKREDFLFKSRKSKAPITRQQAYRIIHYAAEEAGIDEPIGMHTLRKTFGYHAYTNGIAISLIKKRLQHQTTTETRHYLGISKIDSSEVKLDINL; encoded by the coding sequence ATGCATACTGTACAACCAATAAAACGAATAGATCAACTAGAAGCAATGAAACAAATTTTACATAAACGCTCAAAACGTGATTATTGTTTATTTTTAATAGGTATTAATACAGGTATGCGAATCTATGATTTGATTAACATTCGTGTAGATCAAGTTATGAGTCAGGCAAATGAAATTCATCCTTATATACAAAAATCAAGCTATCTTGATCCACCTATTTATTTTAACCAATCTCTACAAGCATTAATTCATGAAGTAATAGAAAAGTCAGATCTTAAAAGAGAAGATTTTCTGTTTAAATCACGCAAATCAAAAGCTCCAATAACACGTCAACAAGCATATCGTATCATTCATTATGCGGCAGAAGAAGCTGGAATAGATGAACCAATTGGTATGCACACACTTCGAAAAACGTTCGGTTATCATGCTTATACAAATGGCATTGCAATCTCCCTTATAAAAAAACGTCTACAACATCAAACAACAACTGAAACTCGGCATTATCTCGGTATTTCAAAAATAGACAGTTCTGAAGTAAAACTTGATATTAATTTATAG
- a CDS encoding alpha/beta hydrolase produces MKYINESIEGYKGKNIPYTLYGKTDSSHDLVIILPGAGYTANSPIFHYSTGVFFNKNKDILAVNYSYSDPFYNNFSQNELYEAVKSDSKLVIDKILNTNSYINFYIIGKSIGTIAMSSELKRTIFENAKTPLLDLDEVFTTMVDSKNKGLCFMGDRDRFYTEEKFNKIRTNKNITSKLIPGVNHSLDHEEDIAKSIDTLKDVVTDIEKF; encoded by the coding sequence ATGAAATACATTAATGAAAGTATCGAGGGTTATAAAGGAAAGAATATACCTTATACTTTATACGGAAAAACTGATTCTTCACACGATTTAGTGATAATACTTCCAGGTGCTGGTTATACGGCTAACAGTCCAATTTTTCATTATTCTACTGGAGTATTTTTCAATAAAAATAAAGACATCTTAGCGGTTAATTATTCTTATAGTGATCCGTTTTATAACAATTTCTCTCAAAATGAATTATATGAAGCGGTTAAAAGTGATTCGAAATTAGTCATAGATAAGATACTCAACACTAACTCGTATATAAATTTTTATATTATTGGTAAATCCATAGGAACCATTGCAATGAGTTCTGAATTGAAAAGAACTATTTTCGAGAATGCTAAAACACCTCTATTAGATTTAGATGAGGTTTTTACAACTATGGTTGATAGCAAAAACAAAGGTTTGTGTTTTATGGGTGACAGAGATCGTTTCTATACAGAGGAAAAGTTCAATAAAATAAGAACAAATAAAAATATTACTTCAAAATTAATTCCTGGGGTTAATCATAGTCTTGACCATGAAGAAGACATAGCTAAGTCAATAGATACTTTAAAAGACGTAGTAACTGATATAGAAAAATTTTAA
- a CDS encoding DUF4306 domain-containing protein, with protein sequence MKYIVQYLLALVVIVFSTVFTWYEGSEIRNNTWERKYSAFFSKLFTNELTTGADISQLDHFIYAAKFKPLFPTLLIVSLSYVLMLSGYLLSKQNKRNLIIIQCSFGILYLLLGLTISDSPTLGGKYLTTVFIILCIANFIVAIMVFLKLKKDRKIIYSSI encoded by the coding sequence ATGAAATATATTGTACAATATCTGCTAGCATTAGTGGTAATTGTCTTTTCAACAGTGTTTACGTGGTATGAAGGAAGTGAAATAAGAAATAATACTTGGGAACGGAAGTATTCCGCTTTTTTTTCAAAGCTGTTTACTAATGAGCTTACAACAGGTGCTGATATATCACAATTAGATCATTTCATATATGCAGCTAAATTCAAACCACTATTTCCAACATTGCTAATAGTAAGCCTATCGTATGTTTTAATGCTAAGTGGCTATTTGTTATCAAAACAAAACAAGAGAAATCTGATTATAATTCAGTGTTCATTTGGAATCTTATATTTATTATTAGGACTAACAATATCTGACTCACCAACTTTAGGAGGAAAATACTTAACTACCGTCTTTATAATACTTTGCATTGCAAATTTTATAGTTGCAATAATGGTTTTTTTGAAATTAAAAAAGGATAGAAAGATAATATATTCATCGATCTGA
- a CDS encoding alpha/beta hydrolase yields MARITCDFFSETLMLNTSMTVILPEQTANQIGMQNNKRQDQKHPTLYLLHGLSDDHTIWTRRTSIERYVAELGIAVVMPNVDHSFYTDMTYGKNYWTFISEELRRIARSFFPLSDKREDNFIAGLSMGGYGAMKWALNKPDQFAAVATLSGVLDIASHVANQQEPNPMAATLYNAYGDQDLKRTMHDVLDLIKKIDASDGEKPKIYHACGTEDFLYNDNLLFKEVCDQTDLDVVSTFDSGSHEWGYWDYHIQRVLKWLPLK; encoded by the coding sequence ATGGCACGTATTACATGTGATTTTTTTTCCGAAACACTTATGTTAAATACATCGATGACAGTAATTTTACCAGAGCAAACAGCTAATCAAATAGGCATGCAAAACAATAAAAGACAGGACCAAAAGCATCCAACGCTTTATCTATTGCATGGGCTTAGTGATGATCATACAATCTGGACGCGTCGTACTTCGATTGAACGTTATGTAGCTGAATTAGGAATAGCGGTAGTAATGCCAAATGTTGATCATAGTTTTTATACCGATATGACGTATGGCAAAAATTATTGGACATTTATATCAGAAGAGTTGCGTAGGATTGCGCGCTCGTTTTTTCCATTATCTGACAAACGAGAAGATAATTTTATTGCCGGATTATCTATGGGTGGTTATGGAGCAATGAAATGGGCTTTAAATAAACCGGATCAATTTGCAGCGGTAGCAACGTTATCTGGTGTATTAGATATTGCTAGTCATGTTGCTAATCAACAAGAACCTAATCCAATGGCTGCAACATTATATAACGCTTATGGAGACCAGGATTTAAAGAGAACGATGCATGATGTGTTGGATTTAATCAAGAAAATAGATGCCTCAGATGGTGAGAAACCTAAAATCTATCATGCGTGTGGCACAGAGGATTTCTTGTATAATGATAATTTACTATTTAAAGAAGTTTGTGATCAAACTGATTTAGATGTCGTTTCAACTTTTGATAGTGGTTCACATGAGTGGGGGTATTGGGATTATCATATCCAACGTGTATTGAAATGGTTACCTTTAAAATAA